The genomic interval CGCAAGGTGCATCCCGAGGAAAGGGCCTGACCGCGATGCCCAACAAGCTGTTCGTTCTGGCGGTGGCAGTCGTCATCGTCCTGCTGGTGTTCCGGCTGCTGCGCAGTCGTGCCCTGCGAGAGAAGTACGCCGCCTTGTGGATCCTGGTGGGGCTGGGCACCGTTGTGCTCGCTGCTTTCCCTGGCTTGTTGAACCAGGCGACGACGCTGCTCGGGTTCACGGTGCCGTCGAACCTGCTGTTCGTCATCAGCACGCTGCTGCTGCTGGCCGTGTCGCTGCAGCTCTCCCACGAGATCTCCGTGCTCGAGGATGAGACGCGCGTGCTCGCCGAAGAGTCGGCGATCCATCGCCTCACGATCGCCCGTCTGCATGCGCGGCTAGAGACGCTTGAGAAACGCGCTGTGGATGAGGGGCCCCCACGGTCCGCGCGGGACGAGACGGCCCGGCTCGCCCGACCCGATCCGGTCGAGCGCGCGTCGCGGCCGGAGTCGGTGTGGTCACGTCGTGAGGACGTGCCGCGCGAGCGCCCGCAGTGACGCGACATCGCGGGACCTGAGTGCGAGGGGAACCGTCAGCCCCGCATAGGCGCGGGACGTGACATGCAGCCTGGCGGCCCGTGCCGCCCGGCGCCAGCCGAGGGAATCGGCCTGGGCCGCGGCGATCCGGAAGTACTCGCGCTCGTCGTCGAAGCGGCTTCCGTCGAGCAGCTTGTCGCTCGACAGGCTCGCGGAGTGCCGACGGTACTCGAACGACATCGTCCTGAGAGTCACGAGCTGTGCGCCGTCGTAGATCATGTCGAGCAGGAGCGCCAGGTCGAGGACGATGGGGAAGCCATCTCGGAACGGGGTTGCCCGGATGGTCTCGGTCTTGAAGGCGAGTGAGGGCCAGTACAGCCAGTCTCCGTGCAGGAGCGACGTGGCGAGTTTTTCGCCTGACAGGACCTCGTGGTCGTGGCGGCGAGGGCGCAGGATCCTCTGCTTGACGAGGTCGGCGAGGGTCCGGGACGGCTCGCCGTGCTCGTCGATCAGACGCACCCCGGGCTGGAAGATCGAGGCCTCGGGGTGGCGCCGCGCGGCCTCGTGGATCTGCTCCACGTAGTTGGGGAGCAGACGGTCGTCGCAGCCGGGCATCGCCATCAGGGGGGCGCTCGCCGCCGCGACGCACGACCGGAAGTTCTCGGTGATGCCCTCGTTGCGCTCCTTGCGGAGGTACCTGATGCGATCGTCGTCGATCTCCGCGATGTGGTCGCGGATCTCCGTACCTGGGTACGCGTCGTCGATGACTGTCAGACGCCAGTCCGGATCGGTCTGGGCGAGGATGCTCGCGATGGTCTCGCGCATGTAGCCGGTATCCCCCCAGTAGGGGACCATGAGGTCGATCATGAGGTGCCTTCCTGGTGTTGAGCGGGACCCGCTGTGCGAGTGGAAATCCGAGTTCGGCGAGACGCCGAGAGGATGACCGGGGCCATCAGCAGCAAGCCCGCGGCGGGTCCGACGAGCAGGGACGTGATGGCGCGCTGGTCGAGGCTCCCGGGGAGGAGCAGCAGCCCGATCGAGACGGCGCAGGCGAGCACCCACCCGCCGAGGAAGCTCGCGTGACGTTCGAGCGACTGGCACAGCGCCCCGCACAGGGTGAGAGCTGCCAGCAGGCCTGCGGCGAGCGTGAGGAGGCCGAGCACCCCCCCGGAGATCTCGTAGGTGAACAGCACCCGCATCAGCCAGGGGCCGATCAGCCAGGCGAGCGCGGCGCCGACCGCGGTGATGGCCGCGAGAACTCCACCCAGGATGGCCAGGACGCGCCCGGCGCGGTCCTTCCGGCTCACGAACGCCGAGATGAGCATCGTCTGGAACGCGGTGAGTGGGATCAAGAGAGGAGCCCTGGTCAGAGAGATCGCCTGGAGCAGGGCGGGGGAGTCCGAGACCTCCCGTGCGGGGGTGGTGAGCGACAGGAGCATGGGATAGCCCGCCATCAGGAGGGCGGTCGCGCTGAGCGCTCCGACCGAGGCGGCGAGGTGACGCGCCAGCAGAGGGGCGGCCACGTCTGTCCGGGAACGGAACGCGGTTCGCGCCGGCGCCGCCACGAGCAGCAGGAGCATCCAGGAGAAGGCGGCAGCGGTCATCGCACCTGCGAACCCGAACAGTCCGAAGCCGAGCACCGCGGCGGCCACAGACAGCAGCA from Brachybacterium huguangmaarense carries:
- a CDS encoding DUF2304 domain-containing protein, with amino-acid sequence MPNKLFVLAVAVVIVLLVFRLLRSRALREKYAALWILVGLGTVVLAAFPGLLNQATTLLGFTVPSNLLFVISTLLLLAVSLQLSHEISVLEDETRVLAEESAIHRLTIARLHARLETLEKRAVDEGPPRSARDETARLARPDPVERASRPESVWSRREDVPRERPQ
- a CDS encoding glycosyltransferase family 2 protein, coding for MIDLMVPYWGDTGYMRETIASILAQTDPDWRLTVIDDAYPGTEIRDHIAEIDDDRIRYLRKERNEGITENFRSCVAAASAPLMAMPGCDDRLLPNYVEQIHEAARRHPEASIFQPGVRLIDEHGEPSRTLADLVKQRILRPRRHDHEVLSGEKLATSLLHGDWLYWPSLAFKTETIRATPFRDGFPIVLDLALLLDMIYDGAQLVTLRTMSFEYRRHSASLSSDKLLDGSRFDDEREYFRIAAAQADSLGWRRAARAARLHVTSRAYAGLTVPLALRSRDVASLRALARHVLTT